The Dehalobacter sp. DCM sequence CCATACCGAGCAAATCAGAGGGAATCGTTAGTTCCGGAAACACTGGTACCGGAAGCACTTGCTGGAGATTATTCCCATGAAAATCCGCTTACTTGGCATGGGTGTACAGTTGCCGGTACTCCGGTAGAAGATCAATTCAGAAAATTAACGTATCCGGTTGAAGGCTCTGAAAGAATTCACATGGTTTGGACGGATTCCCCTAAATGGACATCTTCCTGGAATGGCGGCTTCAAGTTTATAGATGCGCTTCATAGCGAGCATATCGAATTTGTTGTAGCCCAGCATATTTGGATGGAAGATGATTGCTTGTTTGCAGATGTTATCCTACCGATTAATACAAAATTTGAAGAATATGATATTAACGCAGATATTGGCTCCGGCAACTACAACACGTTGGTATTGGAGGAACAATCCATCGAGCCTTTGGGTGAGTCGAAAAGCGACTATGAATCGACTCTGGTGATAGCGGAGAAGCTGGGTGTTCTGAGTGCGGTTTCCAAGAATGAAACAATAGAAGATAAAATCAAAAAAGGTTTTGAAAACTCTGGTGTACAGGACTATATGAGCTTTGAAGAGTTCAAAGAGAAGAAGTGTTATGTTGTCCCAGCCGCAGATAATTGGGAAGGGGATTTCGCAGGATTCTATCCGTTTTATATTGATCCGGAGAGTTTCCCGTTGACGACCCCGAGCGGATTTATCGAATATTATTCCGAGCGCCTGGCAAAATATTTCCCGGATGATGATGAGCGCGGTCCTTACCCGAAATGGATCGAGAAAGGTGAATCCCATCCGGATGAACGGCTGACCACACCGCGGGCTGAAAATTACCCGTTCTTACTCGTATCCAACCACCCACATTGGCGGCTCCATTCCCAGCTTGATGACTGCGCTTGGTTCCGGGAGGTCAAGACGTGTAAAGTGAAAGGTCCTGACGGCTATGCTTATGAACCGGTCTGGATCAATCCGCTGGATGCACAAAAGCTCGGTGTAAAATCAGGAGATATTGTCAAGATTTTCAATGAACGTGGGTGGGTACTCGGTGGAGCTTATGTCACCGAGAGAATTCGGCCCAGTACCGTTCTTCAGGATCATGGAGCCCGAATTGACCCGATTGTCCTGGGGGAAAGTGACAGGGGGGGATCGAATAACCTGATTGCGCCCAAAACGATTATTTCTAAGAATTGTGCTGGTGAAGTCACCAGCGGTTATTTGGTAGGTATCGAGAAGGTTGATGTTTTTGAATTAGCTAAGCAATACCCTGAGGCTTTCTCCCGCAAGTATGATCCGGAGACAGGCGTTGTTATCGATGCTTGGCTCGCAAAATAGGAGGAGCAAGATGAAAGTATTTATATTTGACGCTGAACGCTGTAATGGTTGTTACGGGTGCCAGGTGGCCTGCAAAGATGAGCATGTCGGTAATGATTGGATGCCTTACGCTAAACCCCAACCGAATACGGGTCAATTCTGGCTGAAGGTTAAGGAAAAAGATCATGGCCAGGTTCCAAAAGTTTTTGTTGAATACACTCCCTGGTTATGTATGCACTGCGATCAGCCGGCATGTCAGCAGGCTGCACCGGACGCAGTGTATAAACGGGAAGACGGTTTGGTCATTATTGATCCGGTAAAGTCAGAAGGCAAACGCGAACTGGCAGCATCCTGCCCGTACGGTGCTATTTACTGGAACGAGGAACTTAAAATTGCCCAGAAATGTACTGGATGCGCGCATCTCGTTGATGAAGGGAAAATACCTCACTGTGTTGATCTTTGTGCTACGGGCGGACTTAGCTTCGGTGAGGAAGCAGATTTTGCCGAGGAAATCGCCAAGGCAGAAATCATGCTGCCAGAAAGTGATTGCCGACCGCGCGTTTACTATTTGAACCTGCCTAAACTATTCCTGGCTGGTGAAGTATGGGATCCCAGTACAAACGATATCATTGAGGGCGCTTCCATCAGTCTTGTTACGCCCGAAGGGAAAACTTATCAAACCAGCACCGACGATTTCGGGGACTTTTGGTTTAGAAAACTTAATAGGGGGGTATATTCCCTTAAAATTGAGGCGCAAGGCTTTGAGACTGTGGAAAAATCAGGGATTGAACTGAGCGAGAGTCTGAATATTGGAGATTTTCCGTTGAAAAAGTTAAGCTAAAGTTGTGTTAAAATCACATTAAGATATCAAAATCGTAAGGGGGTTCCGAACGTGGATTCAAATTCTTTGTACAAAGAAAGAGAACAAAATTTATTTGATGCAACCAGTTTTAGGGAGCCTAAAAAAGTGCCCGTCGGCATGGAGTTTGTTTATTGGCCGTTTACGTATGCCGGAGTCACGTATAAGGAGGTTGAGCATGATCCAAAGCTTACCGCTGAAAAGTTTCTCAAATTTCTAGATGATATTTGTCTGGACTATATTTGGGCAGGCGGAACGTTGCCCTATCCGTATAAAGCTTTTCAGGCCCTGGGCTGTGATAATTTTTACTTGGCTAATGACGATACAACAGTTGCCCACGCCCAGGTCGCTGACGTTTATATGAAAGACGAAGACTATGACGAGTTGATCAGGGATCCACATGAATTTTTAGAGGAGACCTTTCTTAAAAGTAGAATTCCTGCTTTTCAAGAAGAACGAAAAGAAGATGCTTATGCAGCCGTCAAAAACAGTATGGTTGAATTTAAAAAATTCATGGACACCAATGACTTGATTAAACAGGGCTTTAATGACAAATCGTTGTATACGCTCTGCAATTTCCCCCTGATCTACACCGCGCCGTTGAAAGTTATTTTTGATAAGTTAAGAGGCATGAAGGATACGTTGATCGATCTGCGCAGGAGACCGGCCAAGGTCAAAGCAGCCTGTGACAAAATGTTTGAACAGGATATGGCAGCCCTCAGAATAACGCCAGAGGATGTAGCCAAGATCCCGGGTCTTAAAGTCGGAATGACCGGTTATCACGTTGAATGTTTCTTAAATGGAAAACAATTTGATGAATATTTTATGGAACCTTTTCTCAAAATGTATGAACCCTATATGAAAGCCGGCTTGAAGTTTTTCCTGAAGGGTGAAGGGAAGTTTCTCAACACCATAGAGCGATATCGCCAGACGCCCAAAGGAAGCATGATCATCATGCTCGAGGAAGATGATCCGTTTGAAGCACATAAACTTATTGGTGATTGGTGTACGCTGGCCGTTGGAATAACAGCTAACTTATTAAAGTATGGGACAAAACAGGAATGTATCGACTACGTTAAAAAATGCTTTGACACGTTTGCTCCAGGCGGAGGGTTTATCTTCATGCAGGACAGACCTTTGCTCAGTGCACAGGATGCCAAAACCGAAAATGTTTTGGCAGTTTATGAATTTGCGAATGACTACGGTAAAAAATAAGAAAGGAACAGTTAAAAATGACAAAAGAAAACTATACTGTTGCTGAATTATTAGCCATGCTTCAGGAAGATGATTCCTGGGAAAAGGATCCGGATAAGAGGGCTAAGCTGGTCCAAGCCTATCGGATGCGTTTATCTGTACCGTCTGGGTTAAAATCCAATCTTAGCAATGCAATGGGGCAAACATCGAGTGGTCAACACAGGGACAAGTTGGATAACAACGAGAATCACAATTAGAAAATTTACTATACCAGAAATACCTTCATTGATCATTATCACTGAAGGTATTTCTACTTGAGAATAGAAAATCCATAAGATTTGAAAAAATGCCAAAACCAATATTCAACATCAAAATGAATCCGACTACTAATCACGTTGAATTGATTATAGTAAACCAAATGATACGATTTGAAACATCATTGGGATAAAGGAGTGTTCATATTGTCGAACACAGTAAGAAGAACGAATAATTATTTTGATGGCCTTCGGGTAACAAAACAACAAATATTTCTTTTTGTCATTATTGCTTTAGCGTATTTCTTTGAGCAATTAGATAACAACAATTTTGCTTTTATTGCCCCAGCTATGATCAAAAGTGGTTTTCTGACCAAGGAAAAAATTTCGTTGATTACTTCCCTCTATTTTTTAGGTATGACCCTTGGCGGATTTCTTGGCGGTATTCTGTCTGATCTTTTTGGGCGCCGTAAAACCTTTTTGTATGCAATGTTGATCTTCTCGACCGCATCTGTTCTTAACGGTATGGTTACAGATTTTCCTCTTTTTGTTCTGGCTAGAGTGACGACGGGTTTTGGTATTCTCATGCTAATGGTTACTTCGATGGCCTATATTTCTGAAATGTCTCCCGCGGAAGGACGGGGAAAATGGCAAAGTTTAATAAACACAGGTGGATTCTGCGCTATGCCGGCTATTGGTTTTATTTCCAGAGCGATAATCCCAACCGGTCCTGAAGCCTGGCGAATTATATTCTTTTTTGGTGCCTTAGGATATACTTCTTTCCTGCTGGGGCTAAAATATCTTAAAGAATCGCCGCGCTGGCTAGCTTCGAAAGGCAGAGTCAGTGAAGCAGAAAAGATAATCCGTGAACTCAGTGGGATTGATGTGGATCTAAGTGAGGCAGTTAAAAATATTCCGCCTAAAGTCAATGTTTATGAACAATTTACCGGTATGCTGACCCGAAAATATTTAAAACGTACTGTCATCTTACTCTTGTTCGGTACGCTTACGACGGTCGTCAGCTTTGCTTGTGCTGTATGGATTCCAACCCTGGCTTCACTCAAAGGATTTTCTTTGGAACAAAGCTTAAGCATAGGGACAGCCTATATGTGCGGGGCTCCGCTAGGATTAATGGTTGTTTCTTTTTTTGCTGATAAGGGTGGGCGTAAGATTCCCTTAACTGTCTGGATCTTTTTTATGGCTATGATGGCGTTTATCTATGCGCATATTAATGTATATATTGCAACGCTGATCATGGCAATACTACTGAATGCAACATTGATGGGTATGAGCAGCATGCAGACCGCATATATACCGGAACATTATCCCACGAAAATGCGGAATACAGCAGTCGGTACAATTAATGCGTTTTATCGGCTGGCCGTTTCTCTCTCGCAACTGTTTATCCCTGTTATCGTGTCCGGATATGGCGAAAAGGGCTTGTTTATTATTCTTGCGGTGATGTTGGTGCTTGCTTCTATCATACTGTTAACATTTGGTGAACGAACGG is a genomic window containing:
- a CDS encoding 4Fe-4S dicluster domain-containing protein, whose product is MKVFIFDAERCNGCYGCQVACKDEHVGNDWMPYAKPQPNTGQFWLKVKEKDHGQVPKVFVEYTPWLCMHCDQPACQQAAPDAVYKREDGLVIIDPVKSEGKRELAASCPYGAIYWNEELKIAQKCTGCAHLVDEGKIPHCVDLCATGGLSFGEEADFAEEIAKAEIMLPESDCRPRVYYLNLPKLFLAGEVWDPSTNDIIEGASISLVTPEGKTYQTSTDDFGDFWFRKLNRGVYSLKIEAQGFETVEKSGIELSESLNIGDFPLKKLS
- a CDS encoding molybdopterin-dependent oxidoreductase, which codes for MSEIKTTIKTLGFCGPCTASDPAEIDVKDGRLLRTRPFSYTEHAPKEGLNTWSIKARGKEFKAKEKSEITPFALAYKQRVYSPNRILYPMKRVDFDPNGERNIQNRGKSKYVRISWDEATEIIAKEVLRIKEKYGMNSIFVQSDGHHAVKMIHGPRGTEGAMLDALGGYTLQARNADSWEGWYWGAKHMWGQDPIGQGDQNNLFHDVAKNSDMVLFWGCDVVTTPWGWGGHFPSRYCFFLRDIGVRQVYVCPDVNYGCAVHANKWLPVLPNTDSALQLAIAHTWIKEDLYDKEYIKTHAVGFEYFENQVMGLDDGIPKTPEWAEAICGIPARQIKALARSWAKQNTTIAHCNGGSFIRSTYSHEPARLEVALLGMQALGKPGRNQMKMMEYQIFSMDSQMPAPRSKFIPTLGSILFPYRANQRESLVPETLVPEALAGDYSHENPLTWHGCTVAGTPVEDQFRKLTYPVEGSERIHMVWTDSPKWTSSWNGGFKFIDALHSEHIEFVVAQHIWMEDDCLFADVILPINTKFEEYDINADIGSGNYNTLVLEEQSIEPLGESKSDYESTLVIAEKLGVLSAVSKNETIEDKIKKGFENSGVQDYMSFEEFKEKKCYVVPAADNWEGDFAGFYPFYIDPESFPLTTPSGFIEYYSERLAKYFPDDDERGPYPKWIEKGESHPDERLTTPRAENYPFLLVSNHPHWRLHSQLDDCAWFREVKTCKVKGPDGYAYEPVWINPLDAQKLGVKSGDIVKIFNERGWVLGGAYVTERIRPSTVLQDHGARIDPIVLGESDRGGSNNLIAPKTIISKNCAGEVTSGYLVGIEKVDVFELAKQYPEAFSRKYDPETGVVIDAWLAK
- a CDS encoding MFS transporter, whose amino-acid sequence is MFILSNTVRRTNNYFDGLRVTKQQIFLFVIIALAYFFEQLDNNNFAFIAPAMIKSGFLTKEKISLITSLYFLGMTLGGFLGGILSDLFGRRKTFLYAMLIFSTASVLNGMVTDFPLFVLARVTTGFGILMLMVTSMAYISEMSPAEGRGKWQSLINTGGFCAMPAIGFISRAIIPTGPEAWRIIFFFGALGYTSFLLGLKYLKESPRWLASKGRVSEAEKIIRELSGIDVDLSEAVKNIPPKVNVYEQFTGMLTRKYLKRTVILLLFGTLTTVVSFACAVWIPTLASLKGFSLEQSLSIGTAYMCGAPLGLMVVSFFADKGGRKIPLTVWIFFMAMMAFIYAHINVYIATLIMAILLNATLMGMSSMQTAYIPEHYPTKMRNTAVGTINAFYRLAVSLSQLFIPVIVSGYGEKGLFIILAVMLVLASIILLTFGERTGGISLELIE